Proteins encoded within one genomic window of Vanrija pseudolonga chromosome 3, complete sequence:
- the FFUJ_12242_0 gene encoding Fujikurins efflux protein: MAAAGGVADEHTAAGSAPSVQATTPIGILADVKQTTSTERLDAGTCPQEKEKDVVDAGGEAAAPTTSDENDIGPPPDGGFQAWSVVASSVLLLFAVFGFMNANGQLQAYWLQNQLKAYSKSDVAWQGSIQTLVEFGLAIITGRYFDVHGARVLTISGLVGTAAAICGMAFSYKYYQLLLSNIMFGVAASCVYAPANAVAAHWFLKRRSTALAIIVGGGGLGGVVYPILIENLFNRMSYRDTMLIVMGINVVLMLPSVFFMRARLPPRTPPPFSDMKKPWKDVRYTFLVVGAMMYGMNILSPFFHALPYAASNNVPDHIGQYAIAMAGAGSVVGRLASGVLADRIGVWYVFGSIGFSTAVVLFAFWTPPGIGTAPTVIGLVTYGWVSGSWFALIGSATASISPVEEVGMRIGMLISCLSVPSLIGPVITGELISVGKDKWTYAGIWCGACALLSGILVILPRLTVIIRNRRNPTPTPNKSPEPAQCVWEETLPSTATAVGLEAGNRINEASHPHRITSRAGR, translated from the exons atggcagcagcaggaggagTAGCAGACGAGCACACCGCGGCAGGCTCGGCTCCATCGGTTCAGGCAACAACACCGATCGGCATCCTGGCTGACGTGAAACAAACAACTTCGACCGAGCGGTTAGACGCCGGCACCTGCCCacaggagaaggagaaggacgtAGTGGATGCGGGCGGTGAGGCCGCAGCGCCCACCACCTCCGACGAGAACGACATCGGCCCGCCTCCGGATGGCGGCTTCCAGGCATGGTCCGTCGTGGCCAGCagcgtgctcctcctcttcgccgTCTTCGGCTTCA tGAACGCCAACGGACAGCTCCAGGCCTACTGGCTCCAGAACCAGCTCAAGGCCTACTCAAAATCGGACGTAGC ATGGCAGGGTTCGATCCAAACGCTCGTCGAGTTCGGTCTGGCCATCATAACCGGCCGATACTTTGACGTCCATGGTGCGCGGGTGCTCACAATCTCCGGTCTTGTGGGGacagccgccgccatctGCGGCATGGCTT TCTCGTACAAGTACTACCAGCTCCTGCTCAGCAACATCATGTTTGGTGTCGCAGCGTCATGTGTGTACGCGCCTGCCAACGCCGTTGCCGCGCACTGGTTCCTCAAGAGACGATCAACGGCACTTGCCATaatcgtcggcggcggtggcctcggcggtgTGGTCTATCCGATCCTGATTGAGAACTTGTTCAACCGAATGT CGTACCGCGACACCATGCTCATCGTGATGGGGATCAACGTAGTGCTCATGCTCCCCTCCGTCTTCTTCATGAGGGCGAGGCTGCCGccacgcacgccgcctccATTCAGCGACATGAAGAAGCCGTGGAAAGACGTGCGGTACACTTTCCTCGTGGTTGGCGCCATGATGTACGGAATGAA CATCCTCTCACCCTTCTTCCACGCCCTACCGTATGCGGCGTCCAACAACGTCCCAGATCACATTGGGCAATACGCCATCGCCATGGCGGGCGCCGGTTCAGTCGTGGGGCGACTCGCTTCTGGAGTTCTGGCCGACCGCATTGGCGTGTGGTATGTCTTTGGATCCATCGGCTTTAGCACCGCTGTGGTATTGTTTGCCTTCTGGACGCCGCCAGGGATTGGCACAGCGCCGACCGTCATCGGCCTAGTGACCTACGGATGGGTGTCTGGATCCTGGTTTGCCCTCATAGGGTCGGCCACCGCGTCCATTTCCCCTGTCGAGGAAGTGGGCATGCGCATCGGAATGCTCATCTCGTGCTTGTCCGTGCCGTCGCTCATCGGGCCCGTCATCACTGGAG AGCTCATCTCGGTGGGCAAAGACAAGTGGACGTACGCCGGCATCTGGTGTGGTGCATGCGCGTTGTTGTCGGGCATTCTGGTCATCCTTCCCCGCCTTACTGTGATTATCCGCAACAGGCGGAACCCTACTCCGACGCCAAACAAAAGTCCAGAGCCGGCCCAATGTGTGTGGGAGGAGACATTGCCAAGCACCGCGACTGCTGTAGGGCTTGAGGCGGGGAACCGGATCAACGAAGCTAGTCACCCACACCGGATTACAAGCCGAGCTGGTCGatga
- the SPAC1039.04_1 gene encoding putative transporter — MFDKKHSAAELASAAHSMSSTEKDLSKVAHVEVGDKVDDLAAAGHVATDAHGNPLFQFDAEAERRLVRKIDWCIVPTVSILYLFCFIDRANIGNARLAGFEKDLKLHGYQFNILLTCFYISYIVFEIPSNLCCKYFGPGKWIPFISLGFGVSGIVSPGQRSPSQVFSMITAFVTNFSNAAAVRFLLGMFEAGMLPGIAYYMSRWYRKHELGFRLGLYIVMAPLAGAFGGLLASGILKLNGIGKVHTWQQIFLIEGIITIGLSIMSYFTLTDRPETARWLTEEEKALAIARVKSENVGTSEVLDKLDTPKILRGIFNPNTLMDSAIFFLDNITVQGLGFFLPTIIATIYPKATTIRKQLWTVPPYVVGACFVVVVPWLAMKTNRRLVYMIGSAPLVMIGYIIFLATKNTHARYGATFLIASGAFTFGPLCNAQASANTLSDTARSAAIGTTVMFGNIGGLVSTWAFLPFDGPNYPIGNGLNLGTSSTMFLLCIVLLMWLTYDNKRRDRVDPDEKLQGMTEKQIQDLDWKHPGFRWHP; from the exons atgtTCGACAAGAAGCATTCGGCAGCAGAGCTCGCTTCCGCCGCCCACTCCATGTCCAGCACCGAGAAGGACCTGTCCAaggtcgcgcacgtcgaggtcggcgacaaggttgacgacctcgccgccgcgggaCACGTGGCGACCGACGCCCATG GCAACCCGCTGTTCCAgttcgacgccgaggccgagcgccggcTCGTGCGCAAGATTGACTGGTGCATCGTGCCCACCGTGTCGATCCTGTACCTCTTTTGCTTCATCGAC CGCGCCAACATCGGCaacgctcgcctcgccggctTCGAGAAAGACCTCAAGCTCCACGGCTATCAATTTAACATTTTGCTCACGTGCTTTTACATCAGCTACATTGTATTCGAGATCCCCTCGAACTTGTGCTGCAAGTACTTTGGTCCGGGCAAGTGGATCCCGTTTATCTCGCTGGGCTTTGGTGTAAGTGGCATTGTTTCACCTGGGCAGCGCTCACCGTCGCAGGTTTTCTCCATGATCACTGCCTTTGTGACCAACTTCtccaacgccgccgcggtgcgcTTCCTCTTGGGCATGTTCGAGGCCGGTATGCTGCCCGGTATCGCCTACTACATGTCTAGGTGGTACCGCAagcacgagctcggcttccgcctcggcctgtACATTGTCATGGCGCCGCTTGCCGGGGCTttcggcggcctcctcgcctctGGCATCCTCAAGCTCAACGGAATCGGAAAGGTCCACACGTGGCAGCAGATCTTCCTCATCGAGGGCATCATCACCATCGGCCTGTCCATCATGTCGTACTTCACCCTCACCGACCGCCCGGAGACTGCCCGCTGGCTCAcagaggaggagaaggctCTCGCCATCGCCCGCGTCAAGTCGGAGAACGTCGGAACGTCCGAAGttctcgacaagctcgatACCCCCAAGATCCTCCGCGGTATCTTCAACCCCAACACCCTCATGGACTCGGCCATCTTCTTCCTCGACAACATCACCGTCCAGGGCCTCGGCTTCTTCCTCCCTACCATCATCGCGACCATCTACCCCAAGGCCACGACCATCCGCAAGCAGCTCTGGACCGTGCCGCCGTACGTGGTCGGCGCTTGCTTCGTCGTGGTTGTCCCCTGGCTCGCTATGAAGACGAACCGCCGCCTCGTGTACATGATCGGATCGGCCCCGCTGGTCATGATCGGTTACATCATCTTCCTGGCGACGAAGAACACGCATGCGAGGTATGGTGCCACCTTCCTCATCGCTTCCGGCGCCTTCACTTTTGGCCCTCTCTGCAACGCGCAGGCGTCAGCCAACACCCTTTCGGACACGGCACGCTCTGCAGCGATCGGCACGACGGTCATGTTCGGAAACATTGGTGGCCTCGTCTCGACCTgggccttcttgcccttcgACGGACCAAACTACCCCATTGGAAACGGCCTCAACCTGGGCACTTCGTCGACAATGTTCCTCCTCTGCATTGTCCTTCTCATGTGGCTCACGTACGACAAcaagcgccgcgaccgcgtcgacccTGATGAGAAGCTCCAAGGCATGACGGAGAAGCAGATTCAGGATCTCGACTGGAAACACCCCGGCTTCCGCTGGCACCCTTAG
- the rfc2 gene encoding Replication factor C subunit 2: protein MATTLGQRPQAAQENRLQPWIENRPKTIDDVSSQENTVAVLRKALASTNLPHMLFYGPPGTGKTSTILALARQLFGPDLFRSRVLELNASDERGISVVREKIKTFARETPRNAGVSSDGKEYPCPPYKLIILDEADSMTQDAQSALRRIMETYSRITRFCLVCNYVTRIIEPLASRCSKFRFRPLAADSSQARIEMIAQAENVQIEPGVLELILKLSGGDLRKAITYLQTAQRLHSASEPPTPINAISVHEISGVVPDDVIHSLLRAMGVEPGEGLNPALAAGGFEGLRAEVRRVGREGWSAGQLLEQIHDAIIPLATIPTVAKSNVAIAIAECDKALCEGGDEELQLFEAALRIKDALSKA from the exons ATGGCAACGACACTGGGACAGCGCCCACAAGCAGCGCAGGAGAACCGCCTCCAGCCATGGATTGAGAA CCGCCCGAAGACAATCGACGACGTCTCGTCGCAGGAGAACACGGTTGCCGTGTTGCGCAAGGCCTTGGCCAGCACAAAT CTCCCGCACATGCTGTTCTACGGCCCACCGGGTACAGGCAAGACGTCCACgatcctcgcgctcgcgcgccagctctTCGG CCCCGACCTGTTCCGctcgcgcgtgctcgagctcaacgcgtccgacgagcgcggcatcAGCGTCGTGCGCGAGAAGATCAAGACATTTGCGCGTGAGACGCCGCGCAACGCCGGTGTGTCGTCCGACGGCAAGGAGTACCCCTGCCCGCCGTACAAGctcatcatcctcgacgaggcggacagCATGACGCAGGACGCGCAGAGCGCGCTCCGTCGTATCATGGAGACGTACTCGCGTATCACGCGATTCTGTCTCGTCTGCAACTACGTCACGAG gaTCATCGagcccctcgcctcgcgtTGCTCCAAGTTCCGCTTCCGacccctcgctgccgacagCTCGCAGGCGCGGATAGAGATGATTGCGCAGGCGGAGAACGTTCAGATTGAGCCAGGA gtcctcgagctcatcctcaAGCTCTCCGGCGGTGACCTCCGCAAGGCCATCACCTACCTCCAGACAGCACAGCGCTTGCATTCCGCGAGCGAGCCCCCAACGCCCATTAACGCCATCTCTG tgCACGAGATCTCGGGCGTGGTTCCCGACGACGTGATTCACAGCCTCCTGCGCGCAATGGGTGTCGAGCCAGGCGAGGGCCTCAACCCCGCCCTCGCAGCAGGCGGCTTTGAgggcctgcgcgccgaggtgcgccgcgtcggccgggAAGGCTGGTCTGCcggccagctcctcgagcagatCCACGACGCCATCATCCCGCTCGCGACTATCCCGACCGTGGCCAAGTCCAACGTCGCGATCGCGATCGCCGAGTGCGACAAGGCGCTgtgcgagggcggcgacgaggagctgcagcTCTTCGAGGCCGCCCTGCGCATCAAGGACGCGCTGAGCAAGGCGTAG
- the CGI121 gene encoding EKC/KEOPS complex subunit: protein METYTLAHFPPNVRTLHVAYFENVTNAPEIRRRLVAAATATGAEGDAARAAVDFAFIEAGLLVSKEHLLSGALAALLTSLPSDARASLPAPPEPKTRSHNLHSEVLMALSPNNNITDAIRRHGVGDATTRLAVVKFAAEGSAQKEVYDAIAAVVDGELVPLDALDEVSKIDWARVDKVYKLGEMNQLKVDNVAQRKVAAVVNTVAIKHVT from the exons ATGGAAACGTACACGCTCGCGCACTTCCCGCCCAACGTCCGCACGCTGCACGTAGCGTACTTTGAGAACGTGACGAACGCGCCCGAGATCAGGCGGCGGCTGGTagcggcggcaacagcgaccggcgcggagggggacgcggcgcgggcggccgTAGATTTTGCCTTTATCGAGGCTGGGCTG CTCGTGTCGAAGGAGCACCTCCTCAGcggcgccctcgctgcccttcTGACCTCCTTGCCAtccgacgcgcgcgcctccctccccgccccgccagAGCCCAAGACCCGCTCGCATAACCTCCATTCCGAGGTGCTCATGGCGCTGAGCCCAAACAATAACATCACGGACGCGATCCGCCGCCAcggtgtcggcgacgcgacgacgcgcctcgccgtgGTCAAGTTTGCGGCTGAGGGCAGTGCCCAGAAGGAGGTGTATGACGCCattgctgctgttgttgaTGGCGAGCTGGTGCCGCTtgatgcgctcgacgaggtctcCAAGATCGACTGGGCGCGCGTGGACAAG GTGTACAAGCTCGGAGAGATGAACCAGCTCAAAGTCGACAACGTGGCCCagcgcaaggtcgccgcggtcgtcAACACCGTCGCGATCAAGCACGTCACCTAG
- the CG4848 gene encoding Conserved oligomeric Golgi complex subunit 1 yields the protein MSARPAPRRPSSSSIASGSRQGLGRGFPHPYPHPHGSSASSVAPRLARRTSGLSAVKDTDSASASSASIPRRFRAAAAAGSGDDANWAGIEPDDVFRRLPVGEVRRVEGKMRADALNKQSELRSMVGTRYRDLLTSASQITSLHSSSLRLSSSLKTVAAACANPTELPPTDGASADKDEAEDEDVGSMLPVAAHLKLLLDAPEALYSYLAHHSYLNAAFLWLLSRVVKEGLTAMPDDVKGPYVPLLQKQWEALLPFRSQIVQRATASLRSREAVDTKTLSDTTLAIVLLDSLPIPDALDLYLSQRLKALKDHLVHAPPTGNRKRSNSKVGAAAAARGAAQQRDSIAHVLSDAIKCLLDAVDHARDVFEPKRKISGNESIIAEAIRLVQNGEDLPPTHPSGIIRRVSTHRKTRMASISLPLPPANHTALGGGGPPVSTPRILQALPSSQILLRYLPSGVTGFTPFIAPSSEPELSKKLDAWQTSAIQLLRQSVPSWLAELQSVSDVWAVRSAIGDLLGDSAFEQQISQALEAEWGARVQTIWTAKLDALIKNAESTLRIASEKIRAGEESLDNDPEKFIFSDITFPPAPVSSIGAATNSTAFTTFLSTVHKRASFRTPLLDSVLTVLESAASDLKADLAGLPETFYGEYRTKVATALDAFVNSLGDVLAAVGGHRDATGSVEAELFVGRVALYVVHTSPFLTDLTGDTGVDLSAIKTELMEIHESSTNQWQEKIVAAQVASLHPLFAEHRGADEIRASWQGPHPTQPSVLLVEALTDLVKGVRKLGIPPTTNVQIVPNLLAAFTTEVRALEGWRREGDEAVAQAALDLGFLTLLKGDDVGKDDVVNKLLARLPPSLAEFKSTLPAILLESLRRTQLVLGPLIGHLVRPSGSKPAGRAAGADARNAALLRLGAPALAARGAGVGADFKSPIAVAKPAKRFGLLSIVA from the exons atgtccgcccgccccgcgccccggcggccgtcgagcagctccatCGCCTCGGGATCGCGGCAGGGCCTCGGGCGCGGGTTCCCCCACCCGTACCCCCATCCAcacggcagctcggcgagcagcgttGCGCCGCGGCTTGCGCGCCGCACGTCGGGCCTCTCAGCAGTCAAGGATAccgactcggcgtccgcctcgagcgcgagcatcCCCCGCCGCTttcgggcggcggccgccgctggatcaggcgacgacgcgaacTGGGCGGGCATCGAGCCGGACGACGTGTTCCGCCGCTTGCcggtcggcgaggtgcgccgcgtcgagggcaagatgcgcgccgacgcactCAACAAGCAGTCCGAGCTGCGGTCCATGGTTGG CACCCGCTATCGCGACCTCTTGACCTCGGCATCGCAGATCACATCCCTCCACTCGTCCTCCCTCCGCCTGAGCTCCAGCCTCAAGACGGTCGCTGCGGCATGCGCGAACCCCACcgagctgccgccgacggATGGTGCCAGCgcggacaaggacgaggcagaggacgaggacgtcgggAGCATGCTGCCCGTCGCTGCGCACCTcaagctgctgctcgacgctCCAGAGG cccTCTACTCGTACCTCGCGCACCACTCGTATCTCAACGCCGCGTTCCTATGGCTCTTGAGCCGTGTCGTCAAGGAAGGGCTGACCGCCATGCCGGATGATGTCAAGGGG CCATATGTCCCGCTCCTGCAGAAGCAGTGGGAAGCCCTCCTTCCCTTCCGATCACAGATCGTGCAGCGCGCCACGGCATCGCTGCGCTCACGCGAAGCAGTCGACACCAAGACGCTGAGCGACACCACCCTCGCTATCGTCCTTCTCGACTCCCTGCCCATCCCTGACGCGCTTGATCTGTACCTCTCCCAGCggctcaaggcgctcaaggaccaCCTGGTCCACGCACCGCCAACAGGGAACCGCAAGCGGAGCAACTCCAAGgtcggggcggcggctgccgctcgcggtgcagcgcagcagcgcgatTCCATCGCCCACGTCCTTTCCGACGCGATCAAGTGCCTTCTCGACGCAGTCGACCATGCACGCGATGTGTTCGAGCCCAAGCGCAAGATATCTGGGAATGAGAGTAtcatcgccgaggcgatcCGCCTGGTGCAGAATGGCGAGGACctcccgcccacccacccctctGGTATCATCCGCCGCGTGTCCACCCACCGCAAGACGCGCATGGCGTCCATCTCCCTGCCGCTCCCGCCGGCGAACCACACtgctctcggcggcggtgggccaCCAGTGTCCACACCGCGTATCCTGCAggccctcccctcctcccagaTCCTGCTCCGCTACCTCCCCTCCGGCGTCACTGGCTTCACGCCATTCATCGCTCCGtcgtccgagcccgagctgtccaagaagctcgacgcgTGGCAGACGTCTGCGATCCAGCTTCTGCGCCAGTCGGTGCCGTCGTGGCTCGCAGAATTGCAGTCGGTTTCTGACGTCTGGGCCGTGCGCTCGGCCATtggcgacctgctcggcgactcggcgtTTGAGCAGCAAATATCTCAGGCTCTGGAGGCCGAGTGGGGTGCGCGCGTCCAGACCATCTGGacggccaagctcgacgctcTGATCAAGaacgccgagtcgacgctGCGGATTGCGAGCGAGAAGATccgggcgggcgaggagtcTCTCGACAACGACCCGGAAAAGTTCATCTTCTCCGACATCACCTTCCCACCAGCACCGGTGTCGAGCATTGGTGCCGCAACCAACTCGACGGCGTTCACCACCTTCTTGTCGACTGTGCACAAGCGAGCTAGCTTCCGCACGCCTCTGCTCGACTCGGTGCTCACTGTCCTCGAGTCTGCAGCATCCGACCTCAAGGCGGATCTCGCAGGCCTGCCAGAGACGTTCTACGGCGAGTACCGCACCAAGGTGGCCACTGCGCTCGATGCGTTTGtcaactcgctcggcgacgtcctcgcgGCTGTTGGCGGCCACCGTGACGCCACTGGAAGCGTCGAGGCTGAACTTTTCGTTGGCCGTGTCGCGCTCTACGTCGTGCACACGTCGCCCTTCCTCACTGACCTGACTGGCGACACTGGCGTTGATCTCT CTGCGATCAAGACCGAGCTCATGGAGATCCACGAGTCGTCGACCAACCAGTGGCAGGAGAAGATTGTCGCCGCGCAGGTGGCGTCCCTCCACCCTCTGTTTGCCGAGCACCGCGGTGCCGACGAGATTAGAGCGTCGTGGCAGGGGCCTCACCCCACACAGCCATCagtgctcctcgtcgaggccctcaccgacctcgtcaagggTGTGCGCAAGCTGGGTATCCCGCCAACAACAAATGTGCAGATCGTGCCCAACTTGTTGGCGGCTTTCACGACGGAGGTGCGCGCCCTCGAGGGCTGGAGAAgagagggcgacgaggctgtcgcgcaggcggctctcgacctcggcttcCTGACCCTCCTCAAGGGCGACGATGTGGGCAAGGACGACGTGGTGAACAAGCTTCTCGCAAGG TTGCCACCATCACTAGCCGAGTTCAAGTCGACGCTTCCCGCGATTCTGCTCGAGTCGCTGCGACGCAcccagctcgtgctcggcccgCTAATAGGGCACCTCGTGCGGCCATCAGGCTCCAAGCCCGCCGGACGCGCAGCCGGCGCGGACGCACgcaacgccgcgctgctccgcctcggcgcgcctgCACTGGCTGCACGCGgtgctggcgtcggcgcagacTTTAAAAGCCCGATCGCGGTCGCCAAGCCCGCGAAGCGGTTTGGCCTGCTCTCCATCGTGGCGTAG